The following are encoded in a window of Chryseobacterium sp. genomic DNA:
- a CDS encoding ABC transporter substrate-binding protein → MKAKIFQIIALFFLFSCTGKPETKLEDWTRISELLKYREDSADLILHSGAWAYRFPLAELPFKKVVLLNASLVGYFTELGLEDRIIGISSPEYIYSPRVQALINNNSILNVGNEQKYNVEKIIALKPDAVFTNRIATFSSTYDLLEKNGIPVIFLDEYLEKEPLSRSRYLLLIGKLMGMERKAAGKFMDIKKTYDSLALLVSGEKTRPVVLANEMYGSQWYLPGGQSMTAHFIRDAGGSYINAGSKGAAAEVRSFEEVFSKSQNARIWVNAGNHQSRGDLLQANPNYSKMEVFRSGKIYTVTQKERGRSNDYFESGVVRADLVLKDYIMIFHPDLLPGYNLTYLKELK, encoded by the coding sequence ATGAAAGCAAAAATTTTTCAAATAATTGCACTTTTTTTTCTTTTCAGCTGTACGGGAAAGCCCGAAACAAAGCTGGAGGACTGGACCCGTATTTCAGAATTGCTGAAATACCGTGAGGATTCCGCTGACCTGATATTACATTCAGGAGCGTGGGCCTACCGTTTCCCTCTTGCGGAGCTGCCTTTTAAAAAAGTGGTATTACTGAACGCGAGTTTGGTGGGATACTTCACCGAACTGGGTCTGGAAGACAGGATCATTGGGATCTCCAGTCCGGAATATATTTACTCACCACGGGTACAGGCCCTAATAAATAATAACAGTATACTGAATGTAGGTAATGAACAGAAGTATAATGTAGAAAAGATTATCGCGTTGAAACCTGATGCGGTATTTACCAACAGGATCGCAACATTCAGCAGTACTTATGACCTGTTAGAGAAGAACGGTATTCCGGTAATCTTCCTGGACGAATATCTTGAAAAAGAGCCGTTGTCCCGCTCCAGGTATTTGTTGCTCATTGGGAAACTCATGGGGATGGAACGCAAAGCCGCCGGAAAATTCATGGATATTAAAAAAACGTATGATTCACTCGCCTTATTGGTTTCGGGTGAAAAGACAAGGCCTGTGGTTTTGGCAAATGAGATGTACGGCAGTCAGTGGTACCTGCCGGGAGGACAAAGTATGACCGCACATTTCATACGGGATGCCGGCGGCTCCTACATCAACGCCGGTAGTAAAGGTGCAGCTGCCGAAGTCAGAAGTTTTGAGGAAGTCTTTTCAAAATCGCAGAATGCCCGTATATGGGTCAATGCCGGGAATCACCAGTCGCGGGGAGATTTGTTGCAGGCAAATCCGAACTATTCAAAAATGGAAGTGTTCCGTTCAGGTAAAATTTATACCGTAACCCAGAAGGAGCGGGGGCGGTCCAATGATTATTTTGAAAGCGGCGTTGTACGTGCCGACCTTGTACTTAAGGATTACATCATGATCTTTCATCCAGATCTTCTTCCCGGTTATAATTTAACCTACCTCAAAGAGCTTAAGTGA
- the mtgA gene encoding monofunctional biosynthetic peptidoglycan transglycosylase — protein sequence MFRKIKKFIFILILANILFIVWGKFLNPPITATQIGGIMTFGKLERDYIAYGDMGSHIKKAVIAAEDQKFFIHNGFDYKAIEKAYKDNEKGKKIKGGSTISQQTAKNVFLWQGRSWFRKGLETVYTFIIELVWGKEVILDRYLNSIEMGRGVFGIEAAAHYYYGKNAKDLTKSEAAWIAAILPNPRKYDPHNPSKYLRNRHSWIMKQMNNVTLK from the coding sequence ATGTTCAGAAAAATTAAGAAGTTTATTTTTATCCTTATCCTGGCCAATATACTCTTTATTGTGTGGGGCAAATTTCTCAATCCTCCTATAACCGCTACGCAGATAGGCGGTATCATGACGTTCGGAAAACTGGAACGCGATTATATTGCATACGGCGATATGGGAAGTCATATTAAAAAGGCAGTAATCGCTGCAGAGGACCAAAAGTTCTTCATCCATAACGGATTTGACTATAAAGCGATTGAAAAAGCTTACAAAGACAATGAAAAAGGGAAGAAAATAAAGGGCGGAAGTACCATTTCGCAGCAAACCGCCAAGAACGTTTTTCTGTGGCAGGGGAGAAGCTGGTTCCGGAAAGGCCTTGAGACGGTCTATACTTTCATTATTGAACTTGTCTGGGGCAAGGAAGTCATATTGGACCGCTACCTGAACTCAATTGAAATGGGGCGCGGCGTTTTCGGTATTGAGGCGGCCGCACACTACTATTACGGAAAAAACGCCAAAGACCTCACAAAAAGTGAAGCCGCGTGGATTGCTGCCATTTTACCTAATCCCAGGAAATATGATCCGCACAATCCCTCCAAATATCTTCGCAACCGCCACAGCTGGATTATGAAGCAGATGAACAATGTGACGCTGAAATAG
- a CDS encoding ABC transporter ATP-binding protein — MSLEISSLTKKFGNQTALNNISLSIGKNEIIGLLGPNGAGKSTLMKSITGVLAIEEGEINFNGLNIADNETESKRRIGFLPENNPLYPEMYIREYLSFVAHLHKIPKERINEVIELVGLTPEKSKKISQLSKGYKQRVGLAQAILHSPDLLILDEPTNGLDPNQIIEIRNVIREIGREKTVILSTHIMQEVEALCTRVILIHNGNIIQDSPVDEFKGKFASLEEAFASYTSTNIYRTPETESIETE, encoded by the coding sequence ATGTCTTTAGAGATCAGCAGTCTAACCAAAAAGTTTGGCAACCAAACCGCATTAAACAACATCAGCTTAAGCATAGGAAAAAACGAGATCATCGGTCTCCTGGGACCCAATGGTGCCGGTAAATCAACTCTGATGAAATCTATTACAGGAGTATTGGCCATTGAGGAAGGTGAAATCAACTTCAACGGACTGAACATTGCTGATAACGAGACTGAAAGTAAACGCAGAATTGGTTTCCTGCCTGAAAATAATCCGCTCTATCCGGAAATGTATATCCGCGAATATCTGTCCTTTGTTGCACACCTGCATAAAATTCCTAAGGAACGGATTAATGAAGTGATAGAACTGGTAGGCCTTACACCGGAAAAATCCAAGAAAATCTCACAACTTTCCAAGGGGTATAAGCAACGTGTGGGTCTGGCTCAGGCCATCCTGCATTCTCCGGACCTTCTTATTCTGGACGAACCCACCAACGGGCTGGATCCCAACCAGATCATTGAGATCCGCAATGTAATCCGCGAGATAGGCCGTGAAAAAACGGTGATCCTGTCTACACATATTATGCAGGAGGTGGAGGCCCTCTGTACCCGTGTAATTCTCATTCATAACGGAAATATCATCCAGGACTCACCTGTAGATGAATTTAAGGGTAAATTTGCAAGCCTGGAAGAAGCCTTTGCGAGCTATACCTCCACTAATATTTATAGAACTCCTGAAACCGAAAGCATCGAAACTGAATAG